One Echinicola strongylocentroti DNA window includes the following coding sequences:
- a CDS encoding helix-turn-helix transcriptional regulator produces MERGISSLIDLWKEGYSERLQKHQPYQAIQQIKHIASLFSPGDFFYFILNMHNLEMEYVHPNVKNFMDVDPERAKINDLLEWIVPEDMESVRKKEMVLQDFLEKFEDPYELPFYKVLYMYRMKDRYNRYRTMLLQVNVLSVSDNGTIEHVLSVHTDISYLGVAKSDHISFISLNGNKSYYNVDCSTGEFDDSLFEMPLNKFGADLTKREQEIIFYFSKGLGAKEIGEALNISELTVRTHRKNILKKTKLPSMAELVSKCVMEGLI; encoded by the coding sequence ATGGAAAGAGGTATAAGTAGTCTGATCGATTTGTGGAAGGAAGGTTATTCCGAGAGGTTACAGAAGCATCAGCCGTACCAGGCTATTCAGCAAATCAAGCACATAGCTTCATTGTTCAGTCCCGGGGATTTTTTCTATTTTATTCTAAACATGCACAATTTAGAAATGGAATATGTGCATCCCAATGTGAAGAACTTTATGGACGTGGATCCAGAGCGGGCTAAGATCAATGATTTACTGGAGTGGATTGTCCCGGAAGACATGGAGTCTGTAAGGAAGAAAGAAATGGTGCTTCAAGATTTTTTGGAGAAATTTGAGGATCCTTATGAGCTACCATTCTACAAGGTTTTGTATATGTATCGGATGAAGGATCGGTATAATCGGTACCGGACGATGCTACTTCAGGTCAATGTCCTCTCAGTCTCTGATAATGGCACTATAGAACATGTACTTAGTGTGCATACGGATATTTCTTATTTAGGAGTGGCCAAGAGTGATCACATATCGTTCATTAGCCTGAACGGTAATAAGTCTTATTATAATGTGGATTGTAGTACTGGTGAGTTTGATGATTCACTTTTTGAGATGCCATTAAATAAGTTTGGTGCTGACCTGACAAAGAGAGAACAAGAAATTATCTTTTATTTTTCAAAAGGTCTTGGTGCTAAGGAAATTGGAGAGGCTTTAAACATATCAGAGTTGACCGTGAGAACCCATAGAAAAAACATCTTAAAGAAAACCAAACTACCTAGCATGGCAGAATTGGTTTCCAAATGCGTCATGGAAGGCCTTATTTAG
- a CDS encoding ArsR/SmtB family transcription factor — MSAIIDPFKAIADPNRRAMLIILSQGSHTISSLSRNFDMSRPAVSKHLKLLHAAGLIHVHRKGREKYCHLNGKGFDDLKKWMGYFDGFWLNRQKELVTSKK, encoded by the coding sequence ATGAGTGCTATTATTGATCCATTTAAAGCCATTGCAGACCCTAATCGTCGGGCGATGTTGATTATTTTGTCACAGGGCAGCCATACTATCAGTTCACTGAGCAGAAATTTTGACATGAGCCGGCCAGCAGTGAGCAAACATTTAAAATTACTTCATGCAGCAGGATTAATTCATGTCCATAGAAAAGGCCGTGAAAAATATTGCCATCTTAATGGAAAGGGCTTTGATGACCTTAAGAAGTGGATGGGTTATTTTGATGGCTTTTGGCTGAATAGGCAAAAAGAGCTGGTTACATCAAAAAAGTAA
- the purE gene encoding 5-(carboxyamino)imidazole ribonucleotide mutase, translating to MSKQVGIIMGSKSDLPIMSEAAKALDELGVNYELTIVSAHRTPRRMIDYAESARQRGIKVIIAGAGGAAHLPGMVASLTSLPVIGVPIKSSNSIDGWDSILSILQMPAGIPVATVALNGAKNAGILAASMVGAYDAKVAENMDNFKKELREKVEETARDVELKGWKDTLED from the coding sequence ATGAGCAAACAGGTAGGAATCATCATGGGAAGCAAGTCTGACCTTCCCATCATGTCAGAAGCAGCCAAAGCCTTGGACGAACTTGGCGTAAACTATGAGCTGACGATCGTCTCCGCCCACCGTACCCCGAGACGGATGATCGATTATGCAGAAAGTGCTCGCCAGCGCGGTATAAAAGTCATCATCGCCGGTGCTGGAGGGGCAGCCCATCTTCCTGGAATGGTGGCTTCATTGACTTCTCTGCCAGTCATCGGTGTTCCGATCAAATCCTCCAATAGCATCGATGGATGGGACAGTATCTTGTCTATCCTCCAAATGCCAGCAGGGATTCCTGTAGCTACCGTGGCCCTCAACGGCGCTAAAAATGCCGGTATCCTCGCAGCATCTATGGTAGGAGCTTATGACGCCAAGGTCGCCGAAAATATGGATAACTTTAAGAAGGAATTGAGGGAAAAGGTAGAGGAAACCGCACGTGATGTTGAGCTAAAAGGCTGGAAAGATACCTTGGAAGATTAA
- a CDS encoding 5-(carboxyamino)imidazole ribonucleotide synthase — translation MQDNYQQKILGIVGGGQLGRMVIQSAINYNVDIHILDPDENAPCKHICHDFTNGKLTDYDTVYAFGKQCDIITIEIENVNTEALEQLAKEGKKVFPQPEIIRLIQDKREQKQFYKANNIPTADFILTDTKEAVLANADFLPAVNKLGKEGYDGRGVQVLKSEEDLDMAFEAPSLLEKLIDFEKEIAVIVSRNEHGELVAFPPVECAFHPTANLVEFLFAPAQIADAIGEKAIKVAKDVILKLDMIGILAVEMFVTKSGEILVNEIAPRPHNSGHHTIEANFTSQFEQHLRSVMGMPLGDTGLRMPAAMVNLLGEDGFTGDAVVEGMDEAMKEKGVYIHLYGKKITKPFRKMGHVTILEENVEALKVKALKIKESIKIKA, via the coding sequence GTGCAAGATAACTATCAGCAAAAAATATTGGGAATCGTGGGTGGTGGCCAGCTGGGGCGTATGGTCATCCAATCTGCCATTAACTACAACGTGGATATCCATATCCTTGATCCAGATGAAAATGCACCTTGCAAGCATATTTGCCACGACTTTACCAACGGCAAGTTGACGGATTATGATACGGTATATGCTTTTGGTAAGCAGTGCGACATCATTACGATAGAAATCGAAAATGTGAATACCGAAGCGCTAGAGCAGTTGGCAAAAGAGGGAAAGAAGGTTTTTCCTCAACCAGAAATTATCCGCCTGATCCAAGATAAACGCGAGCAGAAACAGTTTTATAAGGCAAACAATATTCCTACGGCGGATTTTATCCTGACGGATACCAAAGAAGCTGTACTGGCAAATGCCGATTTTTTGCCGGCCGTGAATAAATTGGGAAAAGAAGGCTATGATGGAAGAGGTGTTCAAGTGCTTAAATCCGAAGAGGATTTGGACATGGCTTTCGAAGCGCCTAGTTTATTGGAGAAGTTGATCGATTTTGAAAAGGAAATTGCGGTGATTGTTTCCAGGAATGAACACGGGGAGTTGGTGGCTTTTCCACCTGTGGAATGTGCCTTTCACCCTACCGCCAATTTGGTGGAGTTCTTATTTGCTCCTGCGCAGATAGCTGATGCGATCGGTGAGAAGGCCATCAAAGTGGCCAAGGATGTTATTTTGAAATTAGACATGATCGGGATCCTGGCGGTGGAGATGTTTGTGACCAAATCAGGCGAGATCCTGGTCAATGAAATTGCCCCTAGGCCACATAACAGCGGACACCATACGATCGAAGCTAATTTTACTTCGCAGTTTGAGCAGCACTTAAGATCAGTCATGGGCATGCCGCTGGGCGACACGGGCCTCCGGATGCCTGCAGCCATGGTCAATCTCCTCGGAGAAGATGGGTTTACCGGTGATGCAGTAGTGGAAGGAATGGACGAGGCCATGAAAGAAAAAGGTGTCTATATCCACCTTTATGGTAAGAAAATCACCAAGCCTTTCCGAAAAATGGGGCATGTGACTATTTTGGAAGAAAATGTGGAGGCATTGAAAGTCAAAGCCCTTAAAATCAAAGAAAGCATAAAGATAAAAGCATAA
- a CDS encoding lmo0937 family membrane protein, which yields MSSLLYLIALILVIGWIFGAFVYSVGGLIHILLVLAVIAVLFRLIGGRTV from the coding sequence ATGAGTTCTTTATTATATTTGATCGCATTGATTCTTGTTATAGGATGGATATTTGGTGCCTTCGTTTACAGTGTCGGAGGATTAATACATATTTTACTGGTGCTTGCCGTTATCGCTGTATTGTTCCGCCTAATTGGTGGGAGGACAGTCTAG
- a CDS encoding MutS-related protein: MKLNLETADITQELRVCKRKMASLSLARILLFFSILALAIVGLTEIRWLMLVFFPMCGLFIYLILLFNLQKDRLSFLQMVAKMEEESSWRKDRKLREFEPGEEFKDKHHPFCNDLDLFGEHSLFQLLNHTVGEGGKKLLATWMKSPVDPEQAKRRFSAVKELSGFTAFLRNFEAIGKAFIKEERSKDPFYGWLKTPGEWKGFYWIPMVAGPLGGIAFLVGWLYLGWSLGYLLLWILVGLGFLGFIFKPLLAAYKRMPDEGDLKTLTIWARELEELDFEDPYLRELQQPILEGKYRASAALRSLEQRSFMIQNRVNMMYMVFNLLFWVDFVVLFSLEQWKRKHADKVQRWEFVFQEWQVMVSLAAFTQEEKLDCQINWSREKVLNVKGLKHPLLLQKACVANDFSLTKDDKTILLTGSNMSGKTTFMRTVGINMVLANLGVSPYARSFESGAFWLFTSMRNTDNLGESVSSFYAELARIKSLLDQAEKQYPVFYLLDEILKGTNTTDRVMGSEALIRQLTDSQSKGIISTHDIELAELADKIPSLLNYSFHSDIKDNEILFDYKIKNGPCPSFNAHKLMELMGIRF; this comes from the coding sequence ATGAAGCTAAACCTCGAAACTGCAGATATTACACAAGAGCTCCGCGTTTGTAAACGGAAAATGGCCAGTTTGTCCTTGGCGAGAATCCTGTTGTTTTTTTCAATTTTGGCCTTGGCGATAGTGGGCCTAACAGAAATTCGTTGGTTGATGTTGGTGTTTTTTCCAATGTGCGGCCTATTCATTTATTTGATTTTGCTTTTTAACCTACAGAAGGACCGGCTGTCGTTTCTGCAAATGGTAGCAAAGATGGAGGAGGAAAGTAGCTGGAGGAAGGACAGAAAGTTAAGGGAATTTGAACCAGGAGAAGAATTTAAAGATAAGCACCATCCATTTTGTAATGATTTGGACCTGTTTGGGGAGCATTCCCTTTTCCAATTGCTGAACCATACTGTTGGAGAAGGTGGAAAGAAGCTGTTGGCTACGTGGATGAAATCTCCGGTGGATCCTGAGCAGGCCAAGAGGCGGTTTTCTGCGGTAAAGGAACTTTCTGGTTTTACTGCCTTTCTTCGAAATTTTGAGGCCATCGGAAAAGCCTTTATCAAGGAAGAAAGGTCCAAGGACCCTTTTTATGGTTGGTTGAAAACTCCCGGAGAATGGAAAGGTTTCTATTGGATTCCAATGGTTGCTGGGCCCCTTGGTGGTATCGCCTTTTTGGTTGGCTGGTTATACCTGGGCTGGTCACTAGGTTATTTGTTGTTGTGGATTTTAGTAGGATTAGGGTTTCTTGGATTTATTTTCAAGCCGCTTTTGGCGGCATATAAGCGGATGCCAGATGAAGGAGACCTGAAAACCCTCACGATCTGGGCACGTGAACTTGAGGAACTGGATTTTGAAGACCCTTATTTGCGAGAACTTCAGCAACCTATTCTCGAAGGGAAATACCGAGCCTCTGCGGCACTACGATCCCTGGAACAGCGCAGTTTTATGATCCAAAACCGCGTTAACATGATGTACATGGTTTTTAATCTCCTGTTTTGGGTGGATTTTGTGGTGTTGTTCTCTTTGGAGCAATGGAAAAGAAAGCATGCCGATAAAGTACAGCGGTGGGAATTTGTCTTTCAAGAATGGCAAGTGATGGTGTCCTTGGCGGCCTTTACACAGGAGGAGAAGCTGGACTGCCAGATAAATTGGTCACGGGAAAAAGTGCTGAATGTGAAGGGTTTGAAACATCCTCTGTTGCTCCAGAAGGCCTGCGTAGCCAATGATTTTAGCTTGACAAAAGACGATAAGACCATTTTGCTGACAGGATCCAATATGTCCGGAAAAACAACGTTTATGCGTACTGTAGGAATCAACATGGTCTTGGCCAATCTCGGAGTGAGCCCCTATGCCCGTTCTTTTGAGAGTGGGGCTTTTTGGCTGTTTACCAGTATGCGCAATACCGATAACCTTGGAGAAAGTGTCAGCTCCTTTTATGCAGAGCTGGCGAGGATCAAGAGCCTTTTGGATCAAGCAGAAAAACAGTATCCGGTGTTTTACTTGTTGGATGAAATTCTCAAAGGCACCAATACTACTGATCGGGTCATGGGGAGTGAGGCCCTGATCAGGCAGCTCACCGATAGCCAAAGTAAAGGTATCATCAGTACCCATGATATCGAATTGGCTGAATTAGCTGATAAAATCCCTAGTTTGCTCAATTATAGTTTCCATAGCGACATAAAAGACAATGAAATCCTCTTTGATTATAAAATAAAAAACGGGCCTTGTCCGAGCTTTAATGCCCATAAATTGATGGAATTGATGGGGATTCGCTTTTAG
- a CDS encoding BamA/TamA family outer membrane protein, whose amino-acid sequence MNLSTRFQGSLFYNKHKNHCKTTLLMDMKKPLQLLPVLLLLLLFAPGQLSAQQDTTQGSTKTDSTKKVDFSLMPFLSYNRNLELMLGVIPMMMYKLDQTDSISPKSLSGLSAIYTTNGSFFVAGFNRWYFKEDRWRASLFALTGDNNSQFYMDDIDSPGFYDYGTKTTIVSVGIQRKIIDKFYGGITYTYSHYDTQYEDDVQPPSTTETNGLEVNLLLDTRDAVYYPTKGRRSRLRWITYPEGLGNEVEANKILSEYNHYFSVHDDRDVIAARFAGKFGLGDIAFEQQVTVGGKDIRGYSQGKYRGDGLMSLQGEYRYNFNEKMGLVGFAGMATIYGSDTDSFNWKLYPGAGVGYRYRAFKTVKFNIGLDAAVGKDDWGVYFRIGESF is encoded by the coding sequence ATGAATCTTTCAACACGATTTCAAGGATCCTTGTTTTACAACAAGCATAAAAACCACTGTAAAACCACGCTATTGATGGACATGAAAAAACCACTTCAGCTCTTGCCTGTACTATTGTTATTGCTCCTCTTTGCACCAGGCCAATTATCCGCGCAACAGGATACTACCCAAGGGTCCACTAAAACCGACAGTACCAAAAAGGTGGATTTCAGTTTGATGCCCTTTCTTAGCTATAACCGGAATTTGGAGTTGATGCTTGGGGTGATCCCAATGATGATGTACAAGCTGGACCAGACAGACAGCATTTCACCCAAGTCCCTCTCGGGACTATCGGCCATCTACACGACGAATGGTTCCTTCTTTGTGGCGGGGTTTAACAGGTGGTACTTTAAAGAAGATCGATGGAGGGCAAGTCTTTTTGCCTTGACAGGTGATAATAACTCCCAATTTTATATGGACGACATCGACTCGCCAGGGTTTTACGATTATGGCACCAAGACCACCATAGTGAGTGTGGGCATCCAAAGAAAAATCATCGATAAATTCTATGGTGGTATCACGTACACTTATTCCCATTATGATACCCAATACGAGGATGATGTCCAGCCTCCTTCCACCACCGAGACCAATGGCCTAGAGGTCAACCTCCTGCTGGACACCAGAGATGCGGTCTATTATCCCACCAAAGGCAGACGGTCCCGCTTACGCTGGATCACTTACCCTGAAGGCCTTGGCAACGAGGTGGAAGCCAATAAAATACTCTCTGAGTACAATCATTACTTTTCCGTTCACGACGACAGGGATGTTATTGCCGCTCGCTTTGCTGGTAAATTTGGCCTAGGTGACATAGCCTTCGAGCAGCAAGTGACAGTCGGCGGCAAAGATATCCGGGGTTATTCCCAAGGGAAATACCGTGGTGATGGCCTGATGTCCCTGCAAGGTGAGTACAGGTATAATTTTAATGAAAAAATGGGCTTGGTAGGCTTTGCCGGGATGGCTACCATATATGGCTCAGACACCGATAGCTTCAACTGGAAGCTCTACCCCGGAGCAGGCGTGGGCTACCGCTACCGCGCCTTCAAGACCGTCAAGTTCAATATCGGCCTGGATGCAGCCGTAGGCAAGGACGACTGGGGCGTTTACTTCCGAATAGGCGAGTCTTTTTAA
- a CDS encoding arylsulfatase → MKTILFTIVSGVFFSFLVGKVMAQGAERPNVILIMTDDQGFGDFGFTGNHLVHTPHLDQLKEESTYFDQFYVSPVCAPTRASLMTGRYSLRTGIRDTYNGGAIMATEEITLPEMLKQGGYQTGIFGKWHLGDNYPSRPVDQGFDESVIHLSGGMGQVGDVTTYFKGDRSYFDPVLWHNGRKEAYQGYCSDIFASEAIDFMENSLKSGQEPFFCYLSFNAPHTPLQVPDKYYQKYKDIDPTAGFDSGKGEFPEMTEEDKEAARKVYAMVENIDDNLGKVFDKLRDWGIEENTIVIFMTDNGPQHYRYLSGMRGKKATVYRGGVRTPFLMRYPAKYSGNTTVSTSGVHMDVMPTLAELCGVPLPADKTIDGKSLVPLINGDAVDWADRPLFFYWTRRYPELYQNMAVQQGEFKLVGHADYDASWKDFELFEIGTDQGEFNNVTLENPAKAKLLKGAMDSIYQELIQSPHLLHQPPIVIGSAAENPSILNRNDAGGDRGIWSQEDIYGKWYVNAQPGTYTMKFRFLNPVPEGGQMTLEVGPRVFRMENPSKGEWIVMDNVTLEEMEGDFIPFYSHNGKRIFPFWVEVENNTLSE, encoded by the coding sequence ATGAAGACAATATTATTTACCATTGTAAGCGGCGTTTTTTTTAGTTTTCTGGTGGGAAAAGTGATGGCCCAAGGGGCAGAAAGGCCCAATGTGATTTTGATCATGACCGATGACCAGGGCTTTGGCGATTTTGGCTTCACAGGTAATCACCTTGTCCATACGCCGCATTTGGATCAGCTGAAGGAAGAGAGTACCTATTTTGATCAGTTTTATGTTTCGCCGGTCTGTGCTCCTACCCGAGCGAGTCTTATGACGGGCAGGTATTCGCTGCGGACGGGTATCCGTGACACCTATAATGGTGGTGCAATAATGGCGACTGAAGAAATCACCCTTCCCGAAATGCTGAAACAAGGAGGGTACCAAACGGGTATTTTTGGTAAGTGGCACCTTGGAGACAACTATCCATCACGCCCCGTGGATCAGGGATTCGATGAATCGGTCATTCACCTTTCTGGTGGGATGGGACAGGTGGGGGATGTCACTACCTATTTTAAAGGAGACAGGAGCTATTTCGATCCTGTGCTATGGCATAATGGCCGTAAGGAAGCTTACCAAGGGTATTGCTCCGATATTTTTGCCAGTGAAGCCATTGATTTTATGGAGAATTCCCTCAAATCAGGGCAAGAACCCTTCTTTTGTTATCTGTCATTCAATGCTCCCCATACGCCTTTGCAGGTGCCTGATAAATACTACCAAAAATACAAAGATATCGACCCGACAGCTGGCTTTGATTCGGGCAAGGGCGAGTTTCCGGAGATGACTGAAGAGGACAAAGAGGCCGCCAGAAAAGTCTATGCCATGGTGGAAAACATTGACGATAACCTCGGGAAGGTTTTTGACAAGCTACGTGATTGGGGGATTGAAGAGAATACCATCGTGATCTTTATGACGGACAATGGTCCCCAGCATTATCGCTACCTGTCAGGGATGCGTGGAAAAAAAGCTACTGTTTACCGTGGAGGGGTCAGGACACCTTTTTTGATGAGGTATCCAGCCAAATATTCCGGGAATACCACTGTCAGCACCTCGGGAGTGCACATGGATGTGATGCCTACGCTGGCCGAACTCTGCGGAGTACCACTACCAGCAGACAAGACAATAGATGGAAAAAGTCTGGTGCCACTGATAAATGGAGACGCGGTGGATTGGGCCGATAGGCCGTTGTTCTTTTATTGGACCAGAAGGTATCCAGAGCTTTACCAAAATATGGCCGTGCAGCAAGGTGAATTTAAACTTGTAGGCCATGCAGATTATGATGCTTCTTGGAAGGATTTTGAGCTTTTCGAGATAGGGACTGATCAGGGTGAATTCAACAATGTTACCCTTGAAAACCCCGCAAAGGCAAAATTGCTGAAAGGAGCCATGGACAGTATTTATCAGGAGCTAATTCAATCGCCCCATCTTCTTCACCAGCCCCCGATCGTAATCGGCAGTGCAGCGGAAAACCCTTCTATACTCAACAGAAATGATGCGGGTGGTGATCGTGGTATTTGGAGCCAAGAAGATATTTATGGAAAGTGGTACGTGAATGCACAGCCGGGTACTTATACCATGAAGTTTCGATTTCTAAACCCGGTACCAGAAGGAGGTCAAATGACCCTTGAGGTAGGACCACGCGTATTTCGTATGGAAAACCCGTCCAAAGGAGAATGGATCGTCATGGATAATGTAACGTTGGAGGAAATGGAAGGTGACTTTATCCCATTTTATAGCCATAATGGCAAACGGATCTTTCCTTTCTGGGTGGAGGTAGAAAATAATACCCTCTCTGAATGA
- the nrfH gene encoding cytochrome c nitrite reductase small subunit — protein sequence MGFWQTTKRTLFRWKLIPPHRWRRPAIMLVAAIVGLGIYVLKLSNAASYLSDDPQACVNCHLMTPQYITWTHSSHREVAHCNDCHVPHDNVFNKYFFKAKDGLYHASIFTLRKEPEVIRALAPSQAVIQSNCIRCHQDQVTDARMTATIANHKEMRTDRTCWECHRDVPHGKIKSLSSVGYQIEPIKEYAPKDMEVIPAWLKSSMQKQNTQNESND from the coding sequence ATGGGTTTTTGGCAAACCACAAAACGAACACTGTTTCGGTGGAAACTTATTCCACCACATCGTTGGCGGAGACCGGCTATCATGCTGGTGGCTGCCATCGTGGGGTTGGGGATCTATGTCCTCAAGCTCAGCAATGCTGCCTCCTACCTTTCGGATGATCCCCAAGCCTGTGTCAACTGCCACCTGATGACACCCCAGTACATCACGTGGACTCACAGCTCCCACAGGGAAGTGGCCCATTGCAATGATTGCCACGTGCCCCATGACAATGTCTTCAACAAGTACTTCTTCAAGGCAAAAGACGGGCTTTACCACGCATCCATCTTTACGCTAAGAAAAGAGCCAGAGGTCATCAGGGCTTTGGCACCTTCGCAGGCAGTGATCCAAAGTAACTGCATCCGGTGCCACCAAGATCAGGTCACCGACGCCAGAATGACGGCCACTATCGCCAACCACAAAGAAATGCGTACAGACCGTACTTGCTGGGAATGCCACAGGGATGTTCCCCATGGCAAGATAAAAAGCCTCTCTTCTGTAGGCTACCAAATCGAGCCTATCAAAGAATACGCTCCCAAAGACATGGAGGTAATACCTGCATGGCTAAAATCCTCTATGCAAAAACAAAACACTCAAAACGAATCAAACGACTAG
- the nrfA gene encoding ammonia-forming cytochrome c nitrite reductase, translating to MKNWILFLITAVVVFLLAMLAYSIMDRKNEAKYAYQPKVEIGNIEPRDSIWGLNYPRQYQSYMKTKDTSFHSMYNTSGHVAVLEEDPELVILWAGYAFSKEYNQPKGHAHAVEDIRQILRTGGPMEPGEGPMPSTCWTCKSPDVPRLMKEIGVTEFYSKKWSDLGAEVINPIGCADCHNPETMNLTITRPALVEAFEAMGKDVNAASHQQMRSLVCAQCHVEYYFDKDAPDKKGAQYLTFPWKDGMDVESVESYYDKLDFADWVHPISKTRMLKAQHPDYELFSLGVHAKRGVSCADCHMPYKTEGGQKFTDHHIGSPLSNVENSCFVCHREKKEDLITDVYDRQRTIKKGSQNLMRLIAKAHIEAGKAWELGASEEQMKPIQEGIRHAQWRWDYAVASHGAAFHAPLPTSSIVTSGTSIIEESRLQLARLLADLGHNKPVEMPDFNDTEALQAYIGLDMEKERADKAQFLQEVVPKWLEEGKKREAGYSIEMISNE from the coding sequence ATGAAAAACTGGATTCTCTTTTTAATCACGGCAGTAGTGGTCTTCTTATTGGCCATGTTGGCCTATTCCATTATGGACAGAAAAAACGAAGCCAAATACGCCTATCAGCCAAAAGTGGAAATTGGGAACATAGAACCCCGAGATTCCATCTGGGGGCTGAACTACCCCAGGCAATACCAGTCTTATATGAAAACCAAGGACACCAGTTTTCATAGCATGTACAATACTTCTGGGCATGTCGCCGTGCTGGAAGAAGATCCAGAGCTCGTAATCCTCTGGGCAGGATATGCCTTCAGCAAGGAATACAACCAGCCCAAGGGACACGCCCATGCGGTAGAGGACATCCGTCAGATACTCCGGACAGGTGGCCCCATGGAACCGGGAGAAGGCCCTATGCCCAGCACGTGCTGGACCTGCAAAAGCCCCGATGTACCCCGACTGATGAAAGAAATCGGTGTGACAGAATTTTACAGTAAAAAATGGTCTGACCTCGGAGCCGAGGTAATCAACCCGATCGGCTGCGCAGATTGCCACAACCCCGAAACCATGAACCTGACCATCACACGCCCAGCACTCGTGGAGGCTTTTGAAGCCATGGGAAAAGATGTCAATGCGGCAAGCCACCAGCAAATGCGTAGTCTTGTATGCGCCCAGTGTCACGTGGAATATTATTTCGACAAAGACGCACCCGATAAAAAAGGTGCCCAATACCTGACCTTCCCGTGGAAAGACGGTATGGACGTCGAATCCGTCGAATCTTACTACGACAAGTTGGACTTCGCTGACTGGGTACACCCGATCAGCAAAACCCGCATGCTGAAAGCCCAGCATCCGGATTATGAACTCTTCTCCCTTGGAGTACATGCCAAAAGGGGTGTATCCTGTGCCGATTGCCACATGCCCTATAAGACTGAAGGTGGTCAGAAATTTACTGACCACCACATCGGCTCTCCACTGAGCAATGTGGAAAACTCCTGTTTCGTCTGCCATCGAGAGAAGAAGGAAGACCTCATTACCGATGTCTATGATCGCCAACGCACCATCAAAAAGGGCTCTCAAAACCTCATGAGGCTCATCGCCAAAGCCCATATCGAAGCAGGCAAAGCTTGGGAACTAGGTGCGTCGGAAGAGCAGATGAAGCCTATCCAAGAAGGAATTCGTCATGCCCAGTGGCGATGGGACTATGCCGTGGCTTCTCACGGAGCGGCCTTCCATGCCCCATTGCCGACTAGCAGCATCGTCACCTCGGGAACTTCCATCATCGAAGAATCCCGGCTCCAATTGGCCAGGCTCTTGGCCGACTTGGGACATAATAAACCCGTGGAAATGCCGGACTTTAACGACACCGAAGCCCTCCAAGCGTATATCGGCCTGGACATGGAGAAGGAGCGCGCAGATAAAGCGCAGTTTCTCCAAGAGGTCGTTCCTAAATGGCTGGAAGAAGGCAAAAAAAGAGAGGCCGGCTACTCGATAGAGATGATCTCCAATGAATAA